From the Psychrobacillus sp. FSL K6-4046 genome, one window contains:
- the rpmE gene encoding 50S ribosomal protein L31, which produces MKAGIHPDYKEATVSCSCGNTFTTGSVKSDIKVEFCNECHPFYTGRQKFAAADGRVDRFNKKYGIKEETQD; this is translated from the coding sequence ATGAAAGCAGGAATTCATCCCGATTACAAAGAAGCAACAGTATCATGTTCATGTGGTAACACATTCACAACTGGTTCTGTAAAATCAGACATTAAAGTCGAGTTCTGTAACGAATGTCACCCATTCTATACTGGACGTCAAAAATTCGCAGCTGCGGATGGCCGTGTTGATCGCTTCAACAAAAAATACGGAATTAAAGAAGAAACTCAAGACTAA
- the prfA gene encoding peptide chain release factor 1: protein MFDRLQSVEDRYNNLNELLSDPDVVNDTNKLREYSKEQSNLQATVDAYREYKDVKSQYQDAKQMLDEKLDADMREMVKEEVNELEGQIAELEERLRILLIPKDPNDDKNVIMEIRGAAGGDEAALFAGNLFRMYSRFAETQGWKIEVMESNPTGLGGYKEIIFMINGNNAYSKMKYENGAHRVQRVPETESGGRIHTSTATVAVLPEAEEVDVEIHEKEVRVDTFASSGAGGQSVNTTMSAVRMTHLPTGITVSMQDEKSQIKNREKAMKILRARVADKFRQEAQAEYDAVRKSAVGTGDRSERIRTYNYPQNRVTDHRIGLTIQKLDQILEGKLNEVVDALILEDQAEKLERMNDTNV, encoded by the coding sequence ATGTTTGATCGATTACAATCGGTAGAAGACCGTTATAATAATTTAAATGAATTGCTTAGTGATCCAGATGTAGTGAATGATACGAACAAGCTAAGAGAGTATTCAAAAGAACAATCGAATCTACAGGCGACAGTGGATGCGTATAGAGAATATAAGGATGTTAAAAGCCAATACCAGGATGCAAAGCAAATGCTTGATGAGAAGCTAGATGCAGATATGCGTGAAATGGTAAAGGAAGAAGTGAACGAGCTAGAAGGTCAGATTGCTGAGCTAGAAGAGCGTTTACGTATTTTGTTGATCCCGAAAGATCCGAATGATGACAAAAACGTTATTATGGAGATTCGTGGAGCTGCGGGTGGAGATGAGGCAGCCTTATTTGCAGGAAATCTTTTCCGTATGTACAGCAGATTTGCGGAAACACAAGGCTGGAAAATCGAGGTTATGGAATCGAATCCAACTGGTTTAGGCGGATATAAAGAAATAATCTTCATGATTAATGGGAATAATGCCTATTCGAAGATGAAATACGAAAATGGTGCACACCGCGTGCAACGTGTTCCAGAAACTGAGTCAGGCGGCCGTATTCATACATCCACTGCAACAGTAGCAGTTCTTCCAGAAGCGGAAGAGGTAGACGTAGAGATTCACGAAAAAGAAGTTCGTGTAGATACTTTTGCATCATCAGGTGCTGGTGGTCAATCGGTTAACACAACTATGTCAGCTGTTCGTATGACCCATTTACCTACAGGGATCACAGTTTCCATGCAGGATGAAAAATCTCAGATTAAAAACAGAGAAAAAGCGATGAAAATTCTTCGTGCACGTGTAGCGGATAAGTTCCGTCAAGAAGCGCAAGCAGAGTATGATGCTGTCCGTAAATCAGCGGTTGGTACTGGTGACCGTTCGGAACGAATTCGCACATACAATTATCCACAAAATCGCGTGACTGACCATCGTATTGGTTTAACTATTCAAAAGCTAGACCAAATTTTAGAAGGTAAGCTAAATGAAGTAGTGGATGCACTGATTTTAGAGGATCAAGCTGAAAAGCTAGAAAGAATGAATGATACAAATGTCTAA
- a CDS encoding response regulator, with the protein MKQLLIVDDQLGIRMLLKEVFAQEGYEISLASNGYEALKQLEEKPIAGVLLDMKIPGMDGIQILKKIKEQSPELPVMMMTAYGELNLIQEAMGLGASLYFTKPFDIFEVRDAVNNLLK; encoded by the coding sequence ATGAAACAGTTACTAATTGTAGATGATCAACTTGGGATACGGATGCTCTTAAAAGAAGTTTTCGCTCAAGAAGGGTACGAGATTAGCCTAGCATCAAATGGTTATGAGGCATTGAAGCAATTAGAAGAAAAGCCGATTGCTGGTGTATTATTGGACATGAAAATACCAGGTATGGATGGGATTCAAATTTTAAAAAAAATAAAAGAACAATCACCTGAATTACCAGTGATGATGATGACCGCTTATGGTGAGTTAAATCTCATACAAGAGGCGATGGGCTTAGGCGCATCTCTCTATTTTACAAAGCCCTTTGATATTTTTGAAGTAAGGGATGCTGTGAACAATTTACTAAAATAA
- a CDS encoding thymidine kinase: protein MAQLFFKHGAMNSGKSIEILKVAHNYEEQNKPVVIFTPGIDTRDEVGHVSSRIGLKRKATAIYDETNLYEVVKEIDPKPYCVLIDEVQFLKKEHVLQLTQIVDELNIPVMGFGLKNDFQNEMFEGSKYMLIYADKIEEMKTICWFCHRKAIMNLRVDESGQPVYTGEQIQIGGNDSYYPVCRKCHSNPPLTQ from the coding sequence ATGGCTCAACTATTTTTTAAGCACGGCGCGATGAACAGTGGAAAATCAATAGAAATTCTAAAGGTAGCACATAATTATGAAGAACAAAACAAACCAGTCGTTATTTTCACACCTGGTATTGATACTCGTGATGAGGTGGGACACGTCTCTAGCCGAATTGGTTTGAAGAGAAAGGCCACTGCAATTTATGATGAAACGAACCTATATGAAGTAGTAAAAGAAATAGATCCGAAACCATATTGTGTGTTAATCGATGAGGTGCAATTCTTAAAAAAAGAGCATGTTCTTCAGCTTACACAAATTGTAGATGAACTAAATATCCCTGTCATGGGCTTTGGCTTAAAGAATGACTTCCAAAACGAAATGTTCGAGGGCAGTAAATATATGCTGATCTATGCGGATAAAATCGAAGAAATGAAAACGATATGCTGGTTCTGCCATCGCAAAGCAATCATGAACTTACGAGTGGATGAGAGCGGTCAACCAGTATATACAGGAGAACAAATTCAAATCGGTGGAAATGACTCCTATTATCCAGTTTGCCGCAAATGCCACTCCAATCCACCGCTTACTCAGTGA
- a CDS encoding DUF2529 family protein, producing MKMLTTQLSGLLQRIASSEEESIEETARLLAQAAAGEGKIYFATFDEMHSIAINAQYATEPFPKMERWSPDVEFTSADRVWIITRSALNDEAISLAKSLSEQFIPFGVLTSEPAGDDNLLFDLAYTYISLKISKGLLPAEDGSRVVFPHALAGLFVYEAVKLQIDEILKSEE from the coding sequence ATGAAAATGTTAACAACACAACTTTCCGGGCTGCTCCAAAGAATTGCTAGCTCCGAGGAAGAAAGCATAGAAGAAACTGCTCGCCTCCTTGCACAAGCGGCTGCAGGGGAAGGGAAAATCTATTTTGCAACGTTTGATGAAATGCATAGCATTGCGATAAATGCACAGTATGCTACTGAGCCATTTCCAAAAATGGAAAGATGGAGTCCTGATGTAGAGTTTACTAGCGCAGACAGAGTTTGGATCATTACTCGCTCCGCTCTTAATGATGAGGCAATTTCGCTCGCTAAAAGCTTAAGTGAGCAGTTTATCCCTTTTGGCGTTTTAACTAGCGAGCCGGCTGGGGACGATAATTTGTTATTTGATCTTGCATATACATATATATCCTTAAAGATTTCTAAAGGACTACTTCCTGCTGAAGATGGCTCTAGAGTAGTTTTCCCACACGCACTCGCTGGATTGTTCGTATATGAAGCTGTTAAATTACAAATCGACGAAATACTTAAAAGTGAGGAATAA
- a CDS encoding helix-turn-helix transcriptional regulator, giving the protein MEERLKGLKKAMKSTTFEHLQFSEVHQKVNDQIKQLSPAALTEEILPLLVESKTGSELVELLHVRGEKSIRCNEGAVYTSLHLAEQNGELESFWTEGEKYYRLSKKGHKLLQKKHSSTATRFSLRQLFHEVTTDEH; this is encoded by the coding sequence GTGGAAGAACGATTGAAGGGCTTAAAAAAAGCTATGAAAAGTACTACATTTGAGCATCTGCAATTTTCAGAGGTACATCAAAAAGTAAATGACCAAATTAAACAACTCTCTCCAGCTGCTTTAACAGAAGAGATTTTACCTCTTTTAGTAGAATCTAAGACGGGTAGTGAGTTAGTAGAGCTTCTGCATGTAAGAGGAGAAAAATCTATTAGATGTAATGAAGGAGCTGTATATACCTCACTTCATCTGGCGGAACAAAACGGTGAGCTAGAATCCTTTTGGACTGAAGGAGAAAAGTATTATAGATTATCGAAAAAAGGACATAAGCTATTACAGAAAAAGCATTCTTCTACAGCAACTCGTTTCTCACTAAGGCAGTTATTTCACGAGGTGACTACAGATGAGCATTAA
- a CDS encoding FtsW/RodA/SpoVE family cell cycle protein, with translation MSIKEYLQSVIAHIRSKEAKSYVEAELANHMEHSKMSWMTKGYTEKEAEGKAASEMGSPTVLGKSLNEIHKPRIDWLLLSLLIGILLLSFLPIIALNQPHYEYRYGHMIPAFLSNHVIHIILGFGVALGLMFLDYRKFAQLGYVFFGIASLFIIFLYSFYNAQINGKVMIQVGFISLKVWMSIPLYCIAWAALFSKQNFALWKATVLVGISFILFSFNADLSILLIYGALVGVLFMKSKFSKKQKSIVFGAVAALIISFIIFTWFSYQNGSIAKYQIARLLGFFNPASYAEGAGYMNVLLTDLLQGAKWFGAGTTYKLPEAHTDLVFGHLIQSYGLAMAIGIFIILSLVIVRFLHNTSSVKDSFGRLIITGCITIFSTQFIYAVGMTVGLVPIVSISLPFFSYGFMPTVLNAFLIGLVLSVYRRKHFVQTLHVPKITSKVSH, from the coding sequence ATGAGCATTAAAGAATATTTACAGTCAGTTATTGCACATATTCGCTCTAAAGAGGCAAAAAGTTATGTGGAAGCTGAGCTAGCTAATCATATGGAACACTCGAAGATGTCTTGGATGACAAAAGGATATACGGAAAAGGAGGCAGAGGGTAAAGCTGCTTCCGAAATGGGCAGTCCTACCGTGCTCGGTAAATCATTAAATGAAATCCACAAGCCTAGAATAGATTGGCTGCTTCTCTCCTTACTAATTGGAATATTATTACTGAGCTTTTTGCCAATTATAGCTTTGAATCAGCCACATTATGAGTACAGATATGGTCATATGATTCCTGCGTTTTTATCTAATCATGTAATTCATATTATCTTAGGCTTTGGCGTTGCTCTTGGATTAATGTTTTTGGATTATCGAAAGTTTGCACAATTGGGTTATGTTTTTTTCGGCATTGCCTCCTTATTTATAATATTTTTATATAGTTTTTACAATGCACAAATAAACGGAAAAGTAATGATCCAAGTTGGATTTATTAGTTTAAAGGTTTGGATGTCGATCCCACTTTACTGTATTGCCTGGGCAGCATTGTTTTCTAAACAGAACTTTGCCTTATGGAAAGCGACTGTACTAGTAGGAATTTCATTTATTTTATTTAGCTTTAATGCGGACTTGTCAATTTTATTAATATACGGAGCTCTTGTTGGAGTATTATTCATGAAAAGTAAGTTTTCTAAAAAACAAAAAAGTATAGTTTTTGGAGCTGTGGCAGCTTTAATCATTAGCTTCATCATATTTACGTGGTTCAGCTATCAAAATGGAAGTATTGCAAAATACCAGATAGCACGTCTACTGGGCTTCTTTAATCCAGCAAGTTATGCTGAAGGTGCAGGATATATGAATGTATTGCTTACAGATTTACTTCAAGGAGCTAAATGGTTTGGAGCAGGAACGACCTATAAACTTCCAGAAGCACATACAGATTTAGTTTTTGGACATCTCATTCAATCCTATGGTTTAGCTATGGCGATTGGAATATTTATAATACTAAGCTTAGTGATTGTGCGCTTTTTACACAATACTTCTTCAGTGAAGGACTCCTTCGGAAGATTAATCATTACAGGATGTATTACAATTTTTTCGACACAATTCATCTATGCCGTTGGAATGACAGTTGGGTTAGTTCCAATTGTATCGATATCACTACCGTTTTTTAGCTACGGATTTATGCCAACCGTACTCAATGCTTTCTTAATAGGCTTAGTCCTTAGCGTATATAGACGAAAACACTTTGTACAGACACTCCACGTTCCTAAAATAACTTCTAAGGTAAGTCATTAA
- the fsa gene encoding fructose-6-phosphate aldolase — protein sequence MKFFIDTANFDEIKEAHSWGVISGVTTNPSLVAKENISFHDRLREITALVDGSVSAEVIALDAEGMIKEGRELAAIAPNITVKLPMTPEGLKACSVFRAEGIKTNVTLIFSANQALMAARAGATYVSPFLGRLDDIGHDGMELIAKISTIFSIHNIDTEIIAASIRHPQHITDAALNGAHISTTPFKVLKQLFNHPLTDKGIEGFLADWNNRKSE from the coding sequence ATGAAATTTTTTATCGATACAGCAAACTTTGACGAAATAAAAGAAGCACACTCATGGGGAGTAATCTCAGGTGTTACTACAAATCCATCTTTAGTAGCAAAAGAAAATATTTCTTTTCACGATCGTTTACGTGAAATCACAGCTTTAGTAGATGGTTCAGTAAGTGCAGAGGTTATAGCTTTAGATGCAGAAGGTATGATTAAAGAAGGTAGAGAGCTAGCTGCAATTGCACCAAACATCACAGTTAAGCTTCCGATGACACCAGAAGGCTTAAAAGCATGTTCGGTTTTCCGTGCAGAAGGTATTAAAACTAACGTAACTTTAATCTTCAGTGCAAACCAAGCACTAATGGCAGCGCGTGCTGGTGCTACATATGTTTCTCCTTTCTTAGGACGTTTAGATGATATTGGCCATGATGGTATGGAATTGATTGCTAAAATCTCAACTATATTCTCTATCCATAACATTGACACAGAAATCATCGCTGCCTCAATCAGACATCCACAGCATATTACGGATGCAGCATTAAATGGTGCACATATCTCTACTACTCCATTTAAAGTTTTAAAACAATTATTCAATCATCCTTTAACTGATAAAGGAATTGAAGGTTTCCTAGCGGATTGGAACAATAGAAAAAGCGAGTAA
- the glpX gene encoding class II fructose-bisphosphatase gives MERSLSMELVRVTEAAAIASARWMGRGLKNEADDAATTAMRTVFDTIPMEGVVVIGEGEMDEAPMLYIGEKLGHGTGGPQVDVAVDPLEGTNIVASGGWNALAVLAIADRGNLLHAPDMYMEKLAVGPESVGQVDINASVLDNLRAVARAKNKDIEDVVATILGRQRHEKIIEEIRAAGARIKLITDGDVAGAINTAFDNTGVDILFGMGGAPEGVISAVGLKCLGGEIQGKLVPQDEAELERCKKMGLDVSKVLRMTDLVKGDDAIFAATGVTDGELLRGVQFKGAFGSTHSIVMRAKSGTIRFVEGRHSLNKKPNLVL, from the coding sequence ATGGAACGTAGTTTATCAATGGAATTAGTCCGAGTGACTGAAGCAGCCGCTATTGCATCTGCTCGCTGGATGGGACGAGGATTAAAAAATGAAGCAGATGATGCAGCAACTACTGCAATGCGTACAGTATTTGACACTATCCCTATGGAGGGTGTTGTAGTAATTGGGGAAGGTGAAATGGACGAGGCACCGATGCTATATATCGGAGAAAAGCTTGGCCATGGCACAGGAGGTCCTCAAGTAGATGTAGCAGTAGACCCTTTAGAAGGTACTAATATTGTAGCTTCTGGTGGCTGGAATGCATTGGCAGTTCTAGCAATTGCAGATCGCGGAAATTTACTTCATGCACCAGATATGTATATGGAAAAACTGGCAGTAGGACCTGAATCCGTTGGCCAAGTGGACATAAATGCGTCTGTACTTGATAATTTACGTGCTGTTGCTCGTGCAAAAAACAAAGATATTGAAGACGTTGTTGCGACTATCTTAGGTCGTCAGCGCCATGAAAAAATTATCGAAGAAATTAGAGCAGCAGGCGCTCGCATCAAGCTAATTACCGATGGCGATGTAGCTGGGGCGATTAACACTGCTTTTGATAATACTGGTGTTGATATTTTATTCGGCATGGGAGGAGCTCCAGAAGGAGTTATCTCAGCAGTTGGATTAAAATGCTTAGGTGGAGAAATTCAAGGGAAGCTTGTTCCTCAGGATGAGGCAGAACTTGAAAGATGTAAAAAGATGGGACTAGATGTTTCCAAGGTATTGCGTATGACTGACCTTGTAAAAGGCGATGATGCCATCTTTGCAGCAACTGGAGTTACTGATGGAGAGCTCCTACGTGGAGTGCAGTTCAAAGGCGCTTTTGGTTCCACGCATTCTATCGTAATGCGCGCCAAATCCGGAACTATTCGTTTCGTAGAAGGCCGTCACAGCTTAAACAAAAAACCGAATTTAGTACTATAA
- a CDS encoding sigma-70 family RNA polymerase sigma factor, whose translation MLMGDTKSENYEQLIDELMSTHGQDILQLVYAYVHNETIAEDLTQEIFVKCYKGLPSYRGRSSIKTWLWRIAINHAKDYLKSWYNQNVRITEDTFLNRATLSSSVEQIIVQQDEDASLAAAVMSLPIKYREVIYLAYFEELTMREAAAVLQLNENTIKTRLRKGKLLLKNILEGSEWKND comes from the coding sequence ATGCTAATGGGGGATACTAAATCCGAGAATTATGAGCAGCTCATCGATGAACTGATGAGTACACATGGTCAGGATATATTGCAGCTAGTCTATGCTTACGTACATAACGAAACGATTGCTGAGGATTTAACACAAGAGATTTTTGTGAAGTGCTACAAAGGGTTACCGAGTTATAGAGGCCGATCATCTATTAAAACATGGTTATGGCGCATTGCCATCAATCATGCCAAGGACTATTTAAAAAGCTGGTATAACCAAAATGTTAGGATAACAGAAGATACGTTTCTAAATAGAGCTACATTGTCTTCAAGTGTAGAACAAATCATTGTCCAGCAAGATGAGGATGCATCGCTTGCAGCGGCAGTCATGAGCTTACCTATTAAATATCGTGAAGTAATTTACTTAGCTTATTTTGAAGAACTGACCATGAGGGAAGCAGCAGCCGTTTTGCAGCTTAATGAAAACACCATTAAGACGAGGCTGCGCAAAGGAAAACTTCTATTAAAGAATATATTGGAGGGGTCTGAGTGGAAGAACGATTGA
- the rho gene encoding transcription termination factor Rho: MTQTTINELENMTLKELYTLARKYKIAAYSKLSKKELIFAILKSRAEQEGFFFMEGVLEIIQQEGFGFLRPINYSPSSEDIYISASQIRRFDLRNGDKVTGKVRPPKESERYYGLLHVELVNGEDPEIAKERVHFPGLTPLYPDRHIKLETVPEKLSTRIMDLVAPVGYGQRGLIVAPPKAGKTLLIKEIANAITTNHPNAELIVLLIDERPEEVTDIERSVKADVVSSTFDEVPENHVKVAELVLERAMRLVEHKRDVIILMDSITRLARAYNLVIPPSGRTLSGGIDPAAFHRPKRFFGAARNIEEGGSLTILATALVDTGSRMDEVIYEEFKGTGNLELHLDRSLAERRIFPAIDIRRSGTRKEELLIPKDQLDKLWAIRKTFSDSSDFGERFLKKLRLTKTNEGFFEQLSEEMKAHRSGKVSL, encoded by the coding sequence ATGACACAAACAACGATCAATGAGCTAGAGAATATGACCTTAAAAGAGCTCTATACTCTTGCGCGCAAGTATAAAATAGCTGCTTATAGTAAATTATCAAAAAAAGAACTTATTTTTGCAATCTTAAAATCTCGTGCAGAGCAAGAAGGCTTTTTCTTTATGGAAGGTGTTTTAGAGATCATTCAGCAGGAGGGCTTTGGCTTCCTACGACCGATTAACTATTCTCCTAGCTCCGAAGATATTTATATTTCCGCGTCACAAATTAGAAGATTTGATTTGCGTAACGGAGACAAAGTAACAGGGAAAGTACGACCACCAAAGGAAAGCGAACGTTATTACGGTCTTCTGCATGTAGAGCTAGTAAATGGAGAAGATCCTGAAATTGCTAAAGAGCGAGTTCATTTCCCAGGACTAACACCTTTGTATCCAGATCGCCATATTAAATTGGAAACTGTTCCAGAGAAGCTATCTACTAGAATTATGGATTTAGTAGCTCCAGTAGGTTATGGTCAGCGTGGTTTAATTGTTGCTCCACCAAAGGCTGGTAAAACTTTATTAATAAAAGAAATTGCTAATGCTATTACTACGAACCATCCAAATGCAGAGCTAATTGTATTATTAATAGATGAGCGCCCGGAGGAAGTAACAGACATCGAGCGTTCTGTAAAAGCTGATGTAGTAAGCTCCACATTTGATGAGGTACCAGAAAATCACGTTAAGGTAGCAGAGCTTGTCTTGGAAAGAGCTATGCGCCTTGTAGAGCATAAGCGTGATGTTATTATCCTAATGGATTCTATCACTCGTTTAGCACGTGCTTACAATCTTGTAATACCGCCAAGTGGACGTACTTTATCAGGTGGTATTGACCCTGCTGCATTCCATCGTCCAAAACGCTTCTTCGGTGCTGCGCGTAATATCGAAGAGGGTGGAAGCTTAACTATTTTAGCCACTGCTTTAGTTGATACTGGATCACGAATGGATGAAGTTATTTACGAAGAATTCAAAGGTACAGGAAACCTAGAGCTTCACCTAGACCGTAGTCTAGCAGAGCGCCGTATCTTCCCGGCCATTGACATCCGTCGTTCAGGAACAAGAAAAGAAGAATTGTTAATTCCTAAAGACCAATTGGATAAACTATGGGCTATTCGCAAAACTTTCTCTGATTCTTCCGATTTTGGAGAGCGTTTCTTGAAAAAACTACGCTTAACGAAAACGAACGAAGGTTTCTTCGAGCAATTGAGTGAGGAAATGAAAGCACATCGTAGTGGTAAAGTGTCACTATAA
- a CDS encoding class II fructose-bisphosphate aldolase: MALVSMKEMLEKGKKEGYAVGQFNINNLEFTQAILQAAEEEKSPVILGVSEGAAKYMGGFTTVVHMVKGLMADYNITVPVAIHLDHGSSFDKCKAAIDAGFTSVMIDASHHPFEENVEITSKVVEYAHAHSVSVEAELGTVGGQEDDVIADGVIYADPAECAELVKRTAIDCLAPALGSVHGPYKGEPNLGFEEMEEISKLADLPLVLHGGTGIPTKDITRAISLGTAKINVNTENQIAATKAIREYLAANEEQYDPRKYLIPARDAIKATVIGKMREFGSSNKA; this comes from the coding sequence ATGGCTTTAGTTTCTATGAAAGAAATGCTTGAAAAAGGTAAAAAAGAAGGCTATGCAGTTGGACAATTCAACATTAATAACTTGGAATTCACGCAGGCTATTTTACAAGCAGCTGAAGAAGAAAAGTCACCAGTTATTCTAGGTGTTTCTGAAGGCGCTGCAAAATACATGGGCGGATTTACAACAGTTGTACATATGGTTAAGGGATTAATGGCGGACTATAATATTACAGTTCCGGTAGCAATTCATTTAGATCATGGTTCAAGCTTTGATAAATGTAAGGCTGCAATTGATGCTGGATTTACTTCTGTCATGATTGACGCATCACACCATCCTTTCGAAGAAAATGTAGAAATTACTTCAAAAGTGGTAGAGTATGCTCATGCTCACAGTGTTTCCGTAGAAGCAGAGCTAGGGACTGTTGGCGGTCAAGAAGACGATGTAATAGCAGATGGCGTTATTTATGCCGACCCAGCAGAATGTGCAGAGCTTGTAAAACGCACTGCAATTGACTGTCTTGCACCTGCTCTTGGATCCGTTCATGGTCCGTATAAAGGTGAACCAAACTTAGGTTTTGAGGAAATGGAAGAAATTTCTAAGTTAGCTGATTTACCGTTAGTACTACATGGCGGAACTGGTATTCCAACAAAAGACATTACAAGAGCTATTTCATTAGGTACAGCTAAAATTAATGTAAATACAGAAAACCAAATTGCTGCAACAAAAGCAATTCGTGAATACCTAGCAGCTAACGAAGAACAATACGATCCACGTAAGTATTTAATCCCAGCACGTGATGCAATAAAAGCAACTGTGATTGGAAAAATGCGTGAATTCGGAAGTTCTAATAAAGCATAA
- a CDS encoding UDP-N-acetylglucosamine 1-carboxyvinyltransferase translates to MEVYKIKGGNTLRGTIKVSGAKNSAVALIPASLMANSPVTIEGLPEILDVFTLKEILEEVGAKVTFSEGTMVIDPTNVVDMPMPNGNIKKLRASYYLMGVMLGKFKKAAIGLPGGCHLGPRPIDQHIKGFEALGAEVSNEHGAIYLRADELVGSKIYLDVVSVGATINIMLAAVLAKGRTIIENAAKEPEIIDVATLLSNMGANIKGAGTNVIRIDGVEELHGTKHTIIPDRIEAGTFMIMAALAGDGVTIDNVIPFHVEALTAKLREMGVAVEEFEEKVFIPKTTNLQAVDVKTLVYPGFATDLQQPFSVLLTQATGTSVITDSIYSARFKHIDELRRMNANGRVDGRTAVLTGPVKLEAATVRASDLRAGAALVLAGLIADGETEIQDIYHIDRGYSSLIEKLQGIGADIRRVEVLEIEQNNS, encoded by the coding sequence ATGGAAGTTTATAAAATAAAAGGAGGAAACACCCTCCGTGGCACGATTAAAGTAAGTGGGGCAAAAAATAGTGCAGTAGCTCTTATTCCCGCTTCGTTGATGGCTAATTCTCCCGTTACAATAGAAGGCTTACCTGAAATATTGGATGTTTTCACCCTAAAGGAAATTTTAGAAGAGGTTGGTGCAAAAGTAACCTTCTCTGAGGGGACTATGGTGATAGATCCGACAAATGTTGTAGATATGCCTATGCCTAATGGTAATATTAAAAAGTTACGAGCATCTTATTACTTAATGGGTGTTATGCTAGGGAAATTCAAAAAAGCAGCTATTGGGCTGCCGGGCGGCTGTCATTTAGGCCCTCGACCAATTGACCAGCATATTAAAGGGTTTGAAGCGTTAGGTGCAGAAGTGAGCAATGAGCACGGAGCAATCTATTTGAGAGCAGACGAGCTAGTTGGATCAAAAATATATCTAGATGTTGTAAGTGTGGGCGCCACAATTAACATCATGCTTGCTGCCGTCCTAGCAAAAGGTAGAACTATTATCGAAAACGCTGCAAAAGAGCCAGAAATCATTGATGTGGCAACGTTACTTTCAAATATGGGAGCTAATATTAAAGGTGCAGGAACAAACGTGATTCGTATTGATGGGGTAGAAGAGCTGCACGGTACAAAGCACACGATTATTCCGGACCGTATAGAGGCTGGCACTTTTATGATTATGGCTGCACTTGCCGGTGATGGAGTAACCATTGATAATGTCATTCCATTTCACGTGGAAGCTTTAACTGCAAAGCTTCGAGAAATGGGAGTAGCTGTAGAAGAGTTTGAAGAGAAGGTATTTATTCCTAAAACGACAAATTTACAAGCTGTTGACGTTAAGACACTTGTTTATCCTGGATTTGCCACGGATCTTCAGCAACCTTTTTCTGTTTTATTGACACAAGCTACCGGAACTTCGGTCATTACTGATTCTATTTATTCAGCGCGGTTTAAACATATTGATGAGTTACGCCGCATGAATGCAAATGGAAGAGTAGATGGTAGAACTGCTGTGCTAACTGGACCTGTTAAGCTAGAGGCTGCAACCGTTCGAGCGAGTGATCTTCGCGCAGGGGCTGCTCTGGTACTGGCAGGCTTAATAGCAGACGGTGAAACCGAAATTCAAGATATCTACCATATAGACCGAGGATATAGCTCATTAATCGAGAAGCTACAAGGTATAGGGGCAGATATTAGAAGAGTGGAAGTACTGGAAATCGAACAAAATAATAGCTAG